In the genome of Mucilaginibacter defluvii, one region contains:
- a CDS encoding DUF72 domain-containing protein — translation MDWHIGCSGFHYKGWRGKFYPEKLAMRKWFEFYCQHFSTLELNVTFYRFPELKTLKKWYDDSPPEFRFSVKAPRAITHFKQFHNSVDMLSSFYDTINNGLQDKLGPVLFQMPPRFTYNHDKLERVINNLDPAFGNVFEPRHQSWWRDDIINALGKHNISFCGMSHPDLPDTVVQNTPLVYYRFHGVPLLYKSPYSTADLQRVITAIKQNKKTSQGWFYFNNDIDVEAVYNAKEMIRLANA, via the coding sequence ATGGATTGGCATATTGGCTGTTCGGGTTTTCATTACAAGGGCTGGCGCGGCAAATTCTATCCGGAAAAGCTGGCCATGCGCAAATGGTTTGAGTTTTACTGTCAGCATTTCTCTACCCTCGAACTTAATGTCACCTTTTACCGCTTCCCGGAGTTAAAAACGTTAAAGAAATGGTATGATGATAGTCCGCCAGAGTTTCGTTTTTCTGTAAAGGCGCCGCGAGCCATTACCCATTTTAAGCAGTTTCATAATTCGGTTGATATGCTGAGCAGCTTTTACGATACCATTAACAATGGCTTGCAGGATAAGCTCGGCCCCGTATTGTTCCAGATGCCGCCGCGATTTACTTATAACCATGACAAGCTGGAACGCGTTATTAACAACCTTGATCCGGCTTTCGGTAACGTGTTTGAACCCAGGCACCAAAGCTGGTGGCGGGATGATATAATTAATGCGTTAGGTAAACATAACATTAGTTTTTGCGGCATGAGCCACCCCGACCTGCCCGATACTGTTGTACAAAATACACCGCTGGTATACTACCGGTTTCATGGTGTGCCGCTACTTTATAAATCACCTTACTCAACGGCTGATTTGCAACGGGTAATAACTGCAATTAAGCAAAACAAAAAAACCAGCCAGGGCTGGTTCTATTTTAATAACGACATTGACGTTGAAGCCGTTTACAACGCAAAAGAAATGATCAGGCTTGCCAACGCTTAG